The following are encoded in a window of Methylocystis rosea genomic DNA:
- a CDS encoding 30S ribosomal protein S2, translating into MALPDFTMRGLLEAGAHFGHQSHRWNPKMAPFIFGARNNIHIIDLAQTVPLLHQALKTISDTVSKGGRVLFVGTKRQAQEQIADAAKRSAQYYINSRWLGGTLTNWKTISGSITRLRKLDEMLSAGASGITKKERLLLTRERDKLEKALGGIKDMGGTPDLIFVIDTNKEQLAIKEANRLKIPVVAVLDTNCDPDGVTHPIPGNDDAGRAIALYCDLVARAAIDGISRSQGSVGIDIGADESPALEPALEARPVVREDLRPAEAAGTDAETPLEAFELLSAPRGAPDDLAKLHGVGPQLVKKLNDAGVYHYWQLAAMTSADVEKLDGELKLNGRIARDGWVDQAKALLAA; encoded by the coding sequence ATGGCTCTGCCCGATTTCACCATGCGCGGCCTCCTGGAGGCCGGCGCTCACTTCGGCCATCAGTCGCATCGCTGGAACCCGAAGATGGCGCCTTTCATCTTTGGCGCCCGCAACAACATCCACATCATCGATCTCGCCCAGACGGTGCCGCTGCTCCATCAGGCGCTGAAGACGATTTCGGACACCGTCTCCAAGGGCGGCCGCGTGCTGTTCGTGGGCACCAAGCGCCAGGCGCAGGAGCAGATCGCCGACGCCGCCAAGCGCAGCGCTCAATATTACATCAATTCCCGCTGGTTGGGCGGCACGCTCACCAATTGGAAGACGATTTCCGGATCGATCACCCGTCTGCGCAAGCTCGACGAGATGCTTTCGGCCGGCGCTTCGGGCATCACTAAGAAAGAGCGCCTGCTGCTGACCCGCGAGCGCGACAAGCTCGAAAAGGCGCTCGGCGGCATCAAGGATATGGGCGGCACGCCGGATTTGATCTTCGTGATCGACACCAACAAAGAGCAGCTCGCGATCAAGGAGGCGAATCGCCTCAAGATTCCCGTCGTCGCCGTGCTCGACACCAATTGTGATCCGGACGGCGTCACCCATCCGATCCCCGGCAACGACGACGCGGGCCGCGCCATCGCGCTCTACTGCGATCTCGTGGCGAGAGCCGCAATCGACGGCATTTCGCGCAGCCAAGGCTCGGTGGGAATCGATATCGGCGCCGATGAGTCGCCGGCGCTTGAGCCCGCGCTCGAGGCTCGCCCGGTGGTGCGCGAAGATTTGCGTCCCGCCGAAGCCGCCGGGACGGATGCGGAGACGCCTCTCGAGGCCTTCGAACTGCTGTCGGCGCCGCGCGGCGCGCCGGACGATCTCGCCAAGCTGCACGGCGTCGGCCCGCAGCTTGTCAAGAAGCTGAACGACGCCGGCGTCTATCACTATTGGCAGCTTGCCGCGATGACTTCGGCGGACGTCGAAAAACTCGACGGCGAGTTGAAGCTGAACGGCCGCATTGCGCGCGACGGCTGGGTCGATCAGGCGAAGGCGCTTCTCGCCGCCTAA
- the tsf gene encoding translation elongation factor Ts → MATITAALVKELRESTGAGMMDCKAALTQTDGEFEAAVDWLRKKGLSKAAKKADRVAAEGLVAALVSDNSGVVVEVNSETDFVARNADFQSLVKNIAEVALKSGKSDVEALGKEAYPGGGTVSEAITQAIAGIGENLTLRRAAALSVSEGVVGRYVHAQVVDGQGKIAVIVALESKGDKDVLATLARQLAMHVASANPLALDASGLDPATVEREKKLLAEKNAGKPENVLQKIIDSGIKTYAKEVCMLDQVSNHPDHSGKSVAQAVKEIEGKAGAPIAIKGFVRYALGEGIEKQTSDFAAEVAAAVKG, encoded by the coding sequence ATGGCTACGATCACCGCCGCCCTTGTGAAGGAACTGCGCGAGAGCACCGGCGCGGGCATGATGGATTGCAAGGCGGCGCTCACCCAGACGGACGGCGAATTTGAAGCGGCGGTCGACTGGCTGCGCAAGAAGGGGCTCTCCAAGGCCGCGAAGAAAGCCGATCGCGTCGCCGCCGAAGGGCTTGTCGCCGCGCTCGTTTCAGACAATTCCGGCGTCGTCGTCGAGGTGAATTCGGAAACGGACTTCGTCGCCCGCAACGCCGATTTTCAGTCGCTTGTGAAGAACATCGCCGAAGTCGCCTTAAAAAGCGGCAAGAGCGACGTCGAGGCGCTCGGCAAGGAAGCCTATCCCGGCGGCGGAACGGTGAGCGAAGCGATCACCCAGGCGATCGCCGGCATCGGCGAGAACCTGACGTTGCGCCGCGCCGCCGCGCTCAGCGTCAGCGAGGGCGTCGTCGGCCGTTACGTGCATGCGCAGGTCGTCGACGGCCAGGGCAAGATCGCGGTGATCGTCGCGCTCGAATCGAAGGGCGACAAGGACGTGCTGGCGACGCTCGCGCGCCAGCTCGCCATGCATGTCGCCTCGGCGAATCCGCTGGCGCTTGACGCCTCGGGCCTCGACCCGGCGACGGTCGAGCGCGAAAAGAAGCTGCTTGCCGAGAAGAACGCCGGCAAGCCTGAGAACGTGCTGCAGAAGATTATCGATTCCGGCATCAAGACCTACGCCAAGGAGGTCTGCATGCTCGATCAGGTCTCCAACCATCCTGACCACAGCGGCAAGAGCGTCGCCCAGGCGGTCAAGGAGATCGAAGGCAAGGCCGGCGCGCCGATCGCCATCAAGGGCTTCGTGCGCTATGCGCTCGGCGAAGGCATCGAGAAGCAGACGAGCGACTTCGCCGCCGAGGTCGCGGCCGCTGTGAAGGGGTAA
- a CDS encoding SDR family oxidoreductase: MRAKKTAADEMIRGPRVGRAIETATSVLGFDDAPSARGLRDPRELYPKPPFEKQTQPWPGLAGLMTPRPDHGEESYRGSGRLLGRKALITGGDSGIGRAAAIAFAREGADVAINYLPEEEADAKEVMTLLGEAEVNAVALPGDIRDEGFCRKLVDDAARDLGGLDILVNNAARQHARQSILDITTEDLDWTFQTNLYALFWITKAAIPHLQPGSSIINTSSIVAFDPSPQLLDYSATKAAILNFTRCLAKQLADKGVRVNAVAPGPFWTALQPSGGQFPDHLAEFGADTPLGRPGQPAEIAPLYVLLASNEASFTTGQVFGATGGEVGP; encoded by the coding sequence ATGCGCGCCAAGAAGACCGCCGCAGACGAAATGATTCGCGGACCGCGCGTTGGGCGCGCGATCGAAACCGCCACCTCCGTGCTCGGCTTCGATGACGCGCCGTCCGCGCGGGGACTGCGCGATCCGCGCGAGCTCTATCCCAAGCCGCCCTTCGAGAAGCAGACCCAGCCCTGGCCGGGTCTCGCCGGCCTCATGACGCCGCGTCCCGATCATGGCGAAGAGAGCTACCGGGGCTCGGGGCGTCTCCTTGGCCGCAAGGCGCTCATCACCGGCGGCGACAGCGGCATCGGCCGCGCCGCGGCGATCGCCTTCGCCCGCGAAGGCGCCGATGTCGCGATCAACTATCTGCCGGAGGAGGAGGCGGACGCGAAGGAGGTCATGACTCTCCTGGGCGAGGCCGAGGTCAATGCGGTGGCGCTTCCGGGCGATATTCGCGATGAAGGCTTTTGCCGCAAGCTCGTCGACGATGCGGCGCGCGATCTCGGCGGCCTGGATATTCTCGTTAACAACGCCGCGCGTCAGCATGCGCGCCAATCGATCCTCGACATTACGACCGAGGATCTCGACTGGACGTTTCAAACCAATCTCTACGCGCTGTTCTGGATCACGAAAGCCGCGATTCCGCATCTCCAGCCGGGATCGTCGATCATCAATACGAGTTCGATCGTCGCCTTCGATCCTTCGCCGCAGCTTCTGGATTATTCTGCGACGAAGGCCGCCATCCTCAACTTTACGAGATGCTTGGCGAAGCAGCTCGCTGACAAAGGCGTCAGGGTCAACGCCGTCGCGCCCGGCCCGTTCTGGACGGCCCTGCAGCCAAGCGGCGGACAATTTCCCGATCATCTCGCCGAATTTGGCGCCGACACGCCGCTCGGGCGTCCGGGACAACCGGCGGAAATCGCGCCGCTTTATGTGCTGCTCGCCTCAAACGAGGCGAGTTTCACGACGGGCCAGGTGTTTGGCGCGACGGGCGGCGAGGTGGGGCCGTAA
- a CDS encoding DMT family transporter encodes MSRVRADLLLVLAAFIWGTAFIAQKNAGELMGPITFVGVRFLLSCAALAPLALYERRYSDSPLKKGDLPLAGLIGLCVFLAAALQQVGLATTTATNGGFLTALYVVLVPVFVFAQTGVRPRQVVLFAGVGSIAGAWLLTDSAQLQSWTSGDALVLIADIAWAAGISLVPTFLARTDRPYFLAFAQFGVIGVLGAVVGLGGEPFSLEGLSAALPAILYAGLCSGGIAFTLQIVALKYTPAAEAALIMSLESVFAALSGAILLSERLTTPAMLGGLLILLSAVLVEAGPAAQNIWASQYWSRLSQVWSRAR; translated from the coding sequence ATGAGCCGCGTTCGCGCCGATCTGTTGCTTGTGCTTGCGGCGTTTATCTGGGGGACGGCCTTTATCGCGCAAAAAAACGCCGGCGAGCTTATGGGGCCGATCACCTTCGTCGGCGTCCGTTTTCTACTGTCCTGCGCCGCGCTCGCGCCGCTGGCGCTCTATGAACGCCGTTACAGTGACTCTCCGCTGAAAAAGGGCGATTTGCCTCTCGCCGGCCTGATCGGCTTGTGCGTCTTCCTCGCCGCGGCTTTGCAGCAAGTCGGCCTCGCCACGACGACGGCGACCAACGGCGGATTTCTCACGGCGCTGTATGTCGTGCTCGTTCCGGTGTTCGTCTTTGCGCAGACCGGCGTAAGACCCCGGCAGGTCGTTCTCTTCGCGGGCGTCGGGTCCATCGCGGGCGCTTGGCTGCTGACCGACAGCGCGCAGCTCCAGAGTTGGACGTCGGGCGACGCCTTGGTTTTGATTGCGGACATCGCGTGGGCGGCCGGCATTAGTCTCGTCCCGACCTTTCTCGCTCGGACCGACCGGCCGTATTTTTTGGCTTTCGCGCAGTTCGGCGTCATCGGCGTTCTTGGAGCCGTTGTGGGCCTCGGCGGCGAGCCTTTTTCGCTCGAGGGCCTGAGCGCCGCGCTGCCGGCGATTCTCTATGCGGGGCTTTGCTCCGGAGGGATCGCCTTCACGCTTCAAATCGTGGCGCTCAAATATACGCCCGCGGCCGAAGCCGCGCTCATCATGTCGCTGGAGAGCGTTTTCGCGGCCTTGTCGGGCGCCATCCTGCTGTCCGAGCGCCTCACCACGCCGGCGATGCTGGGCGGGTTGCTCATCTTGCTCAGCGCCGTGCTCGTCGAAGCTGGACCGGCCGCGCAAAATATATGGGCGTCGCAGTACTGGAGTCGGCTGTCGCAAGTGTGGAGTCGGGCGCGCTAG
- a CDS encoding sterol desaturase family protein, translating to MDVYDALRFSAAKISNELFSAGSIFSVYSLATTFLIAVGALAYQRKMRRGRVNLRAIARAIFDKRLLLSKSFAADVKLFVLSVVLMPVVVGALVLSTNGVATAVSAALRSSFGAFAPTSCCDLSIRLFSTAVLFLAYEIGYWVDHYLKHRIPFLWEFHKVHHTAEVLTPVTNFRNHPIDNIFFGYMLAMFIGGASGVLAWVFGRTTESFTVDGKNILFIFFLWTIGHLQHSQFWIPFRGILGHVVLSPAHHQIHHSTDPQHFNRNFGSVLAVWDWMFGSLEMPSTKNPRLKYGVEEDAADPHSSFGLLATPIYRAALALWRASAEAWNAGTERLEQRRQRLKSTGIL from the coding sequence ATGGACGTTTACGACGCGCTCCGCTTTTCCGCTGCGAAGATCTCCAACGAGCTGTTTTCGGCGGGATCGATTTTTTCGGTCTATTCGCTGGCGACGACGTTTCTCATCGCCGTTGGCGCGCTGGCCTATCAGCGCAAGATGCGCCGGGGGCGCGTCAACCTGCGGGCCATCGCGCGGGCGATCTTCGACAAGAGACTCCTGCTATCCAAATCTTTTGCCGCGGACGTCAAGCTCTTCGTCCTGAGCGTCGTTCTCATGCCGGTCGTGGTGGGCGCGCTCGTTCTATCGACGAACGGCGTTGCGACCGCCGTGAGCGCCGCGCTGCGCAGTTCATTTGGCGCTTTTGCGCCGACCTCTTGCTGTGACCTTTCGATAAGGCTCTTCTCTACCGCCGTGCTCTTTTTGGCCTATGAGATCGGCTATTGGGTCGATCACTATCTCAAGCATCGGATCCCGTTTTTGTGGGAGTTCCACAAGGTACATCACACCGCCGAGGTGCTGACCCCGGTGACGAATTTTCGCAATCATCCGATCGACAACATCTTTTTCGGCTACATGCTCGCGATGTTCATTGGCGGCGCGTCAGGCGTATTGGCGTGGGTCTTTGGGCGAACCACTGAATCCTTCACGGTCGACGGGAAGAACATCCTTTTCATCTTCTTCCTTTGGACGATCGGGCATCTTCAACATTCGCAGTTCTGGATTCCGTTTCGCGGGATTTTGGGACACGTCGTCCTAAGCCCCGCGCACCACCAGATTCATCATTCGACAGATCCTCAGCACTTCAATCGCAACTTCGGCAGCGTTCTCGCCGTTTGGGACTGGATGTTCGGATCGCTCGAGATGCCCTCGACCAAGAACCCGCGCCTTAAATACGGGGTCGAGGAAGACGCCGCGGACCCGCATTCGTCCTTCGGATTATTGGCGACCCCGATTTATAGAGCCGCCCTCGCGCTCTGGCGCGCGTCCGCCGAGGCATGGAATGCAGGGACTGAGCGACTGGAGCAGCGCCGTCAAAGGCTCAAGAGCACAGGCATATTATGA